GCTAATTGATAAGTTTCTTTATCTAGTTGCTTCTCAATGCTCAGAGCTTTCTCAATATCTACACTAATAATTTCATTTCCTTTTACCCCGACAACAAGGCTTTGTTTTCCCTCCAGCAATAAATCTACTGCCTTTGCTCCCATTTTGCTGGCTAAAACTCGATCGAAGGCTGTGGGACTTCCACCTCTTTGGGTATGACCCAATATAGTAGCTCTTGTTTCAATACCTGTCTTTTCTTCAATCGTAGCTCCCAACTCAATAGCTCCTCCTACACCTTCTGCTAATAGGATAATACTATGTAGTTTTCCTCTATTTTTACCTTTTATGAGTTTTCTACAAACTTGATCAATATCTAATCCTACTTCTGGGATAATAATACTTTCAGCCCCACCAGCCAATCCAGCATGAAGCGCAATATCTCCGCAATGCCTTCCCATAACCTCTATAATATTAGCTCTACCGTGAGAAGTAGAGGTATCTCTAATCCTACTGATGGCTTCAACCACCGTATTAACAGCGGTATCAAAGCCTATGGTATAATCTGTATAAGCTAAATCATTATCAATCGTTCCTGGTACACCAATGGTTGGTACCCCTAATTTACTTAATTCTTGCCCTCCTCGAAAAGATCCATCACCTCCTATAACGACCATGCCTCCTATACCAAAAACCTTCACAACATTTAAAGCTTTTTTTCTTCCTTCTTCGGTTCTGAACTCTTCACTTCTAGCAGTTCTTAATATGGTACCTCCTCTATGAATAATATCTGCAACAGAAGATAGGTTCATTTCCTCCAATTGTCCATGGATTAAACCATCATATCCTCTTTTAACCCCTATCACCCTACACCCTTTAGCTATTGCATTTCGTACAACAGCTCTGATGGCAGCATTCATGCCAGGAGAATCACCACCACTAGTTAATACACCTATTGTTTTCATTTTATTCCCTCCATTCTATCCTACAGGGTCATTTTTTGTCCCTATGGGCAAAG
The sequence above is drawn from the Clostridium formicaceticum genome and encodes:
- the pfkA gene encoding 6-phosphofructokinase, producing the protein MKTIGVLTSGGDSPGMNAAIRAVVRNAIAKGCRVIGVKRGYDGLIHGQLEEMNLSSVADIIHRGGTILRTARSEEFRTEEGRKKALNVVKVFGIGGMVVIGGDGSFRGGQELSKLGVPTIGVPGTIDNDLAYTDYTIGFDTAVNTVVEAISRIRDTSTSHGRANIIEVMGRHCGDIALHAGLAGGAESIIIPEVGLDIDQVCRKLIKGKNRGKLHSIILLAEGVGGAIELGATIEEKTGIETRATILGHTQRGGSPTAFDRVLASKMGAKAVDLLLEGKQSLVVGVKGNEIISVDIEKALSIEKQLDKETYQLADILSM